The sequence CTGACCATGGAGTCACCAACTTTGCCCTGCAGCAGGTTATTCACAGTATTCACCGGCTCTTCCAGATTAACCGCCGCATTAAGCAGGCCAGTGCGGGCAAATCCCGGCATATAGTCTGCGTAGGCCACCGCCATCGGACGCAAAATATAGGGGTCGAGCACTTCCCAGTTAAAAGTCCACATCGCGCGGTTAAATCCCTCGAAGGGATCATTCACATCTTTGCTCTCAACAGGTCCGGATGCCTGGCTTTGCTGCAACCCTTCCGCGTCCTGCAGACTCTCTACCTCTGATGGCTGTCCCCGCTCTGGTGCAGAGGCACAGCCGCCCAACAAAACCAGTAGCAATGGCCATATAAAAACTGCTCTCATCATTTAATTTCCCTGTTTATAACGATACGTTGCTGCATGTTAGTCCCTGCCTCGATAGTAATGCTGGCCTCACCTTCCAGTTCACCAGCACGGACCGATACATCAGCATCTTCTGATATACGTGCGATCAACTGCGCCTGGTTCAGATCTGACAACCGATAATCCGTCAGCATGGCATCGGCATCTGTCAGCATCAGCGTCAACGGCATATCCTGCAACGGCTGCTTTTTTACCGCAGCGGGCATATTACCTTTGTCGGGATCACGGGCAAAGACAATCAGATAGCCCGTCTCCGGTAGTCTTGAGATAAGCTCCGGGGCCACACTGATCTCAAGTTGCAGCCTGGTGATATCAGCATCTTCACCACCCAGTGCTTCAATACGCTGTGCAACGGAGGCGTACATGGGATCGTCTTTTGGTAGCTGCTGCTGCAACTGGCGCCAACTATCCAGAGCAAGGTTATTCTGACCAAGCTGAGTAGCAGCAATTGCCAGCAAGCCGATGGCACTATGGTTGTTTTTATCTTTTTCAGTCAGGCTGCGAAGAATAGCCAATGCCCGTTGCAGATTGTCCTCGGTGGCGGTCATCACCAGTGCCTGGGCCAGGCTCATCCTGGCACTGTCCTTATCCGGATCGAGTCTTATGGACTTATCGTAAGCTTCAATGGCAGAGTCCAGCCGGTTAAGACTTGCATGCAAACGCCCCAGCAACAGCCACCCTTCCGGTGCATCAGGCTGATGCCAGAGCCGGGTTCTCAGGGCCAGCGCAAAGCGCTGCAGCTCTTCGGCTGTGACGCTGGGGTCGGCCTCTACTACCACCCTTTTGCCTAAGTCCGCCAGCTCCGCATTGGCTTGCTGCCAATGCTTCAGCTCGCCGATTTCATTGGCTTTCCAGTAACTGCCCCCGCCCACCGCCAACGCCAGCAACAGGCCCATAATCAGCACCGAAACAGAGAATGACCTGGCGGTGGGCTGCTCAGCGCCTTGCTCCTGCGCCAGGGCCAGTTTGAGTTCCTGTTCTGCTGATTTTAAATCCTGCTCATCAATCAGGCCTTCATGCACTTCCCGTTGCAGCTCTTCAAGGCGCTGCCGGGTAAGACGGATATTGAGCTTCTGGCTGTCCGCAGTCCCTCTGACCAGACGTTTCCCCAGCCATGGCCAGCATACCAGCAACAATGCCAGTAAGGTTAACGCACCTGCACCGCTCCAGAATAAGGTCACTTGTCCTCCTCCAGCCATTTGTCAGCTTTAGCCAGCATATCCGTATCGGCCTCTGCAGCCGGTCTGTTTCTTCGTCTTATCAGCATCACTACAACCAGCAACACGAACAGCAGCGGCCCCATCCACAGAAACAGGGTCAGTGGGTTTAATGGCGGCTGATAATAGACAAAATCACCGTAGCGCTGTTTCATGTAATCAATCACTTCGCGCTCTGTGTATCCCTGTTGCAACAGTTGATAGACTTTGCGCTTCATATCCTGGGATACCAGTGCATTGGAATCAGCAATATTCTGATTCTGACATTTAGGGCAACGCAGGTTTTCTGAGAGCTTCTGGAATAACTCGCGCTGGGCCGGGTAATCAAATACATAGACCTCATCGGCAGCGCGTACACCAAAACTCAGTATCAGTAACAACGACAAAAACCACCTCACAAGCCTGACTCCTGAACATTAAGCTCCTGATCACTGAGCTTGTGATAAAGAGGCAGAAATTTTTGCTGCCAGACCCGCTCGTTCACATCGCCAATATGGTGCAGCCGCACTCTGCCCTGGGCGTCAATCAGAAAGGTTTCCGGTGCACCGGTCACACCTAAGTCCAGTGACAGGCTGCGCTGCTGATCAAAAATATTAAATGCGTAAGGATTGCCTAACTGACTGAGTTTTTTGTCGATATCCCGGCGGATCTGCGCCAGTGACTTAGCCCCGAAATCCGGATCCAGATCCTGCTCATAATACAAACCAAGTATGCGCACGCCCTGCTGGCGCAACTCGGTTAAAAAGGGTAATTCGTAAGCGCAGGTGACACACCAGGTTCCCCACACATTCAGGAGGGTTACTTCGCCTTTAAACACCTGTGGCCCGTAGATAGTGCTTTCATCCATCACATCGGGCAGGGAAAATTCCGGCACGGGTCTGTCGAGAAGGCTGGATTGCCGTTCCCTGGGATCGGAAAACAACCCTTGCAGCAAAAACACACTAATCAGCAAAAACAGTAACAATGGCAGCAGAAACAGAGTCAGTTTTTTCATGCCTGCGCCTCCGACAAACTCTGTGCCGGTATTTGCTCTTTGCCAGGTGCCAGCTTTGCCATGCGGTAACGTTTATCGGATAACGACAGACATCCACCTATTGCCATCAACAGGGCTCCTGCCCAGATCCAGCGAATAAAGGGTTTCACATACACCCGTAACGCCCAGGCGCCGTTATTCAGCTGTTCACCCAGCGCCACATACAGATCACGGGTCAGGCCCACATCGATAGCGGCTTCGGTCATCACCGATCGCTGTACCGTGTAAAAGCGTTTTTCCGCTTCCAGATGATTCAGTTTTTTACCATTGGCATAAATATCCATGATCGCCACCTGTCCGGTGTAATTAGGCCCGCGTAAGGGCTCCACCCCCTGCAGCCGGAATGTATAACCGGCCAGCTCGATACTGTCTCCGGGTGACATGCGCACATCCCGCTCCTGACTGTAACTGGTCACCATAGCAATACCGATAATCATCACCGCAAAGCCAAGATGCCCCAGCACCATACCCCAGTGACTGGGTGTGAGTTTTTTAAGATCCGCTAAAAGTTCACCTTTATCGGCGATACGCTGACGTACTTCCTGCACTGTTGACACCATGATCCAGAAGCTCAGCAGCAGCCCCAGTGTCGCCATATAGGAAAAGCCATCGGTACCCAACCCTGCTAACAATGCCGAACTGATACTGATGACAAAGGCCTGTAACAAGTGGCTGCCAAGGGCCGATGCACTTTGTCGCTTCCAGCGACTCAACGGCCCCATGGCCAGCAAAAATACAAATGGCACCGTCAGATAGACAAACATCTGATCGAAAAATGGCGCGCCGACACTGATAGAGCCCAGCCCCAGCTCTTTATGCACCAGAGGCAACAAGGTACCCAGCAGCACCACTATGGTGGCGGCACTGAGCAGGATATTGTTGCCGATTAACATCATTTCTCTGGAAATCAGCTGATAGCGGCCAATGCTTCTGAGCTGCGGGGCCCGCAAGGCGTACAACAGCAGGGAGCCACCGATCACCAGCATCAGCAGTGCCAGTATAAACAGCCCGCGGGTCGGGTCTGAGGCAAAGGAATGCACCGACACCAGGATCCCCGAACGTACCAGAAAGGTGCCCAATAAACTCAGGCAGAAAGCCGAAATTGCCAGTAACACCGTCCAGGACTTAAAGACCTTACGTTTCTCGGTAACCGCCAGCGAGTGCAGCAAGGCAGTGCCCACCAGCCAGGGCATAAAGGAGGCATTTTCCACCGGATCCCAGAACCACCAGCCGCCCCAGCCCAGTTCTTTGTATGCCCACCAGCTTCCCAGGGCGATGCCCAGAGTCAGAAATATCCAGGCCGCCAGCGTCCAGGGGCGCGACCAGCGTGCCCAGGTAGAGTCCAGTCGCCCGGCAATCAGTGCCGCAATCGCAAAGGCAAAAACCACAGAGAAACCCACATAGCCCATATATAGCAGCGGCGGGTGGATAATCATGCCAAAATCCTGCAGCAGCGGATTAAGGTCTCTGCCATCCACAGGGAAAAAGGGCAACAGGCGCTCAAAGGGATTGGAGGCCAGCAGCATATAGAGGTAAAAGCCTACGCCCACCAGACCAAGAATACCCAGCACTCTGGCCAGAAACTCACGGGGGATACTTTGGCTGAACAGAGCCACGGCGACAGTCCATACAGAAAAAATCAGTACCCACAATAAAAACGAGCCCTCATGGCCACCCCATACGGCTGTCAACCGGTAGTACCAGGGCAGCAGCGTATTAGAATTATGGGCCACATAAGCGACGGTAAAATCATTCTCAAAAAAGGCCCAGCTCAGACAAAAATAAGCAAAGGCGGTAAATAAAAATACTCCTATGGCCAGCGGCCGGGCCGTTGCCATCAGAGTATCGCTGCCTCGCTGTGCGCCCCACAAGGGATAAACAGCCAGCAGAATAGCCATCAACAGGGCCAGTACCAGCGAAAAGTGTCCGAGTTCGGCTAACATCTGTGTATTACTCCTGGTAGGACGCTTCTGATGGCTTTACGTGCTTGATACCTTTCATGGCCTCGGCAAGTTCCGGTGGCATATACTCTTCATCATGCTTGGCCAGCACCTCTTCGGCCTGAATATGATTGGCCTCGGTCAGATAGCCTGTGGCAACAATGCCCTGCCCCTCGCGAAACAAATCGGGCAGAATGCCCTGATAACTGACGGTAATTACCGGCCCGGTATCCACCAGATCAAAACTCACCGCCAGGCTGTCCTCGTCACGACGCACGGAACCTTCCACCACCATGCCGCCAACGCGAAGACGCTGACCCACCTTTGGTTTGACGCCTTCTTTACCCTGCACGATTTCTGAAGGGGTATAGAACAGATCAATATTCTGTCCCAGGGCATACAGCATCAGGCCGATAGCACCTGCTACCACTAATACCACAGCAGAAACTGCCATTAACCGTTGTTTACGTCTTGGATTCATTGTTGATTGCCTTGTTGCTGCTTGTGACGACTGGCCTGGATCCTGGCCTGACGCTGCTGTTCTTCGCGTAGAGCTTTTAGCACCTGCTTACGTGCCACGCGGCTTTGCAGGATCAACCCTGCCAACGCCAAAAAGCTCACCCCAAAGGCCAGCCAGACAAAAAAACCATACCCGCCCATGTCCCAAAACACTGGCCAGCTCTCAAACTGCATGAGTGTGCTCCTGTTCTGCCAATGCTTTGACCCATGGCCGGTGCATTTCCCGGCGCATAAGTTCACTCTGAAAACGGTACAAACTGATGGCAGCCGATGCCAGTGCCAGGCCAAGGATGCACAATAACAGTGGCCACAGCATCTCTGGCGCTATCGAGGGTTTACCAAACTTGGTAATGGTCGCCCCCTGGTGCAGGGTATTCCACCACTCCACGGAATAATGAATGATGGGAAGGTTAACCACACCTACCAATGCCATCACACCGGCGGCCTTACCACCTTGTTGTTTATCGTCAAAAGACTGATATAAGGCCATCACCCCCAGATACAGGAATAACAGGATCAGTTCGGAGGTCAGGCGGGCATCCCACACCCACCAGGTTCCCCACATGGGCTTACCCCAGGCTGCACCGGTAAACAGGGCAATAAAGGTCAGCACCGCCCCGACCGGTGCAATCGCCGCCACCGCCATGGTCGCGGTGCGAATTTGCCAGACCAGACCAATAAATGCCGCGATGGCCATGGCGCTGTAGACGCCCATGGACAATATTGCCGAGGGCACATGAATATAAATAATGCGGAACGAATCGCCCTGCTGATAATCGGAGGGCGCAAAAGCCAGCCCCCAGACAGTGCCGGCTCCCAAAATCAGCACTGCGCTGATGCTCAGCCAGGGCAGTAATCTGCCGCAAAGCCTGAAAGCCTGCTCAGACTTCGCATAGGGATGTAACCATTTCCACATATAAGACACTACCTTCTTGATTTGTCTTAGGTTTATTCAGCCCTGGGTGACCTTCAGGGCATAAGCCGTGGCAAAAGGAGTCAATCCCAACGCCAGTAGTAACAACGCGCCGATAATAGCAAGCTGACCATTATAAGAAAGTTGCAACGCCGCTGCATCCACTGCCGAGGTGGCAAAGATAAGTAGCGGAATAAATAAGGGCAACAGCAGCAGCGACAATAACACCCCGCCCCGCTGCAGCCCGGTGGTCAGTGC comes from Lacimicrobium alkaliphilum and encodes:
- a CDS encoding heme ABC transporter permease gives rise to the protein MWKWLHPYAKSEQAFRLCGRLLPWLSISAVLILGAGTVWGLAFAPSDYQQGDSFRIIYIHVPSAILSMGVYSAMAIAAFIGLVWQIRTATMAVAAIAPVGAVLTFIALFTGAAWGKPMWGTWWVWDARLTSELILLFLYLGVMALYQSFDDKQQGGKAAGVMALVGVVNLPIIHYSVEWWNTLHQGATITKFGKPSIAPEMLWPLLLCILGLALASAAISLYRFQSELMRREMHRPWVKALAEQEHTHAV
- a CDS encoding cytochrome c-type biogenesis protein; amino-acid sequence: MRWFLSLLLILSFGVRAADEVYVFDYPAQRELFQKLSENLRCPKCQNQNIADSNALVSQDMKRKVYQLLQQGYTEREVIDYMKQRYGDFVYYQPPLNPLTLFLWMGPLLFVLLVVVMLIRRRNRPAAEADTDMLAKADKWLEEDK
- a CDS encoding DsbE family thiol:disulfide interchange protein — translated: MKKLTLFLLPLLLFLLISVFLLQGLFSDPRERQSSLLDRPVPEFSLPDVMDESTIYGPQVFKGEVTLLNVWGTWCVTCAYELPFLTELRQQGVRILGLYYEQDLDPDFGAKSLAQIRRDIDKKLSQLGNPYAFNIFDQQRSLSLDLGVTGAPETFLIDAQGRVRLHHIGDVNERVWQQKFLPLYHKLSDQELNVQESGL
- a CDS encoding heme lyase CcmF/NrfE family subunit, which translates into the protein MLAELGHFSLVLALLMAILLAVYPLWGAQRGSDTLMATARPLAIGVFLFTAFAYFCLSWAFFENDFTVAYVAHNSNTLLPWYYRLTAVWGGHEGSFLLWVLIFSVWTVAVALFSQSIPREFLARVLGILGLVGVGFYLYMLLASNPFERLLPFFPVDGRDLNPLLQDFGMIIHPPLLYMGYVGFSVVFAFAIAALIAGRLDSTWARWSRPWTLAAWIFLTLGIALGSWWAYKELGWGGWWFWDPVENASFMPWLVGTALLHSLAVTEKRKVFKSWTVLLAISAFCLSLLGTFLVRSGILVSVHSFASDPTRGLFILALLMLVIGGSLLLYALRAPQLRSIGRYQLISREMMLIGNNILLSAATIVVLLGTLLPLVHKELGLGSISVGAPFFDQMFVYLTVPFVFLLAMGPLSRWKRQSASALGSHLLQAFVISISSALLAGLGTDGFSYMATLGLLLSFWIMVSTVQEVRQRIADKGELLADLKKLTPSHWGMVLGHLGFAVMIIGIAMVTSYSQERDVRMSPGDSIELAGYTFRLQGVEPLRGPNYTGQVAIMDIYANGKKLNHLEAEKRFYTVQRSVMTEAAIDVGLTRDLYVALGEQLNNGAWALRVYVKPFIRWIWAGALLMAIGGCLSLSDKRYRMAKLAPGKEQIPAQSLSEAQA
- the ccmI gene encoding c-type cytochrome biogenesis protein CcmI, translated to MTLFWSGAGALTLLALLLVCWPWLGKRLVRGTADSQKLNIRLTRQRLEELQREVHEGLIDEQDLKSAEQELKLALAQEQGAEQPTARSFSVSVLIMGLLLALAVGGGSYWKANEIGELKHWQQANAELADLGKRVVVEADPSVTAEELQRFALALRTRLWHQPDAPEGWLLLGRLHASLNRLDSAIEAYDKSIRLDPDKDSARMSLAQALVMTATEDNLQRALAILRSLTEKDKNNHSAIGLLAIAATQLGQNNLALDSWRQLQQQLPKDDPMYASVAQRIEALGGEDADITRLQLEISVAPELISRLPETGYLIVFARDPDKGNMPAAVKKQPLQDMPLTLMLTDADAMLTDYRLSDLNQAQLIARISEDADVSVRAGELEGEASITIEAGTNMQQRIVINREIK
- the ccmE gene encoding cytochrome c maturation protein CcmE → MNPRRKQRLMAVSAVVLVVAGAIGLMLYALGQNIDLFYTPSEIVQGKEGVKPKVGQRLRVGGMVVEGSVRRDEDSLAVSFDLVDTGPVITVSYQGILPDLFREGQGIVATGYLTEANHIQAEEVLAKHDEEYMPPELAEAMKGIKHVKPSEASYQE
- the ccmD gene encoding heme exporter protein CcmD, translating into MQFESWPVFWDMGGYGFFVWLAFGVSFLALAGLILQSRVARKQVLKALREEQQRQARIQASRHKQQQGNQQ